The following proteins come from a genomic window of Acidimicrobiales bacterium:
- a CDS encoding acyl-CoA dehydrogenase family protein, with the protein MDLELSDDQFALRDNIRSVLEGSCPLSVVRAIYEGEATSAALWSQMVELYWPGLGVEEDAGGLGLSFVEVGLLAEELGRAAAPGPLLAMVSQFIPMLQQAGDATVLAAAAAGERVGALAYAEGGRWEVDAVATTAVQAGDGWVVSGTKDAVLAGATAEVFAVAARAPDGVGVFLVERDAAAVEVGPRIDPGLELADVVLADATATLLIAPGPDADAALAVVAQCASVAMALHTVGACRRIFEVTLEYAKERVQYDKPIGSFQALKHRFADMYLAVERANAVGYYAALAIAEDDDARIEAAHIAKAAAGDCQRLLAHEGLQLHGGIGFTWEHDLHFLLKRAKSGEALCGSRGFHRAQLAASLGLGVAA; encoded by the coding sequence ATGGATCTCGAACTCTCCGATGACCAGTTCGCACTGAGGGACAACATCCGATCCGTCCTCGAAGGATCGTGCCCGCTGTCGGTGGTGCGGGCGATCTACGAGGGCGAGGCGACCTCCGCCGCGCTCTGGTCGCAGATGGTCGAGCTCTACTGGCCGGGGCTGGGCGTGGAGGAGGACGCCGGCGGGCTCGGCCTCTCCTTCGTCGAGGTCGGACTGCTGGCCGAGGAGCTCGGGCGGGCAGCGGCTCCCGGTCCGCTGCTGGCGATGGTCAGCCAGTTCATCCCGATGCTCCAACAGGCGGGCGACGCGACCGTGCTCGCGGCGGCGGCCGCCGGTGAGCGGGTGGGCGCACTCGCCTACGCCGAGGGCGGCCGGTGGGAAGTCGACGCCGTGGCCACCACTGCCGTTCAGGCCGGCGACGGTTGGGTCGTGTCGGGCACGAAGGACGCCGTGCTGGCGGGGGCGACGGCCGAGGTCTTCGCGGTCGCCGCTCGGGCCCCCGACGGGGTGGGGGTGTTTCTCGTCGAGCGCGACGCGGCCGCCGTGGAGGTCGGTCCCCGGATCGATCCCGGGCTCGAGCTCGCCGACGTCGTCCTGGCCGACGCCACCGCGACGCTGCTCATCGCGCCGGGTCCCGACGCGGACGCGGCCCTGGCCGTGGTGGCGCAGTGCGCAAGCGTGGCGATGGCGCTGCACACCGTCGGGGCGTGTCGTCGTATCTTCGAGGTCACGCTCGAGTACGCGAAGGAGCGGGTGCAGTACGACAAGCCCATCGGGTCGTTCCAGGCGCTGAAGCATCGCTTCGCCGACATGTATCTGGCGGTCGAGCGGGCCAACGCGGTGGGCTACTACGCAGCGCTGGCCATCGCCGAGGACGACGACGCACGCATCGAGGCGGCCCACATCGCCAAGGCTGCGGCCGGGGACTGCCAACGGCTGTTGGCCCACGAAGGGCTCCAGCTGCACGGCGGCATCGGCTTCACCTGGGAGCACGATCTCCACTTCCTGCTGAAACGGGCGAAGTCAGGTGAGGCGTTGTGCGGTTCGCGAGGCTTCCACCGGGCGCAACTCGCGGCGTCGCTCGGACTGGGGGTGGCGGCATGA
- a CDS encoding acyl-CoA dehydrogenase family protein — protein MKLRFDDSVEEFRREFLDWLAVNRPTDEEMAADPAVSSAYVPDWAARFTRRMFDDGWLVPGWPPERGGRNAGPIETLVYLEELNKAEIPRTTNPQGLGIIAPSLLDFGTPEQIENYAMPLLRGETAACLGMSEPDAGSDLANLKTRAVLDGDDFVINGQKVWTSGANYADFCFLFCRTDPDVPKHKGISIILMPMDTPGVTVRPLTEIVSPEFPDLNEVFLDDVVLPASNLVGEMNNGWAMANGSLAHERSMVWLMGVMGMESSMHELLELAPARLAALSAPERAVAADEIAGLYVDTIAARCLGYRGFARFVKTGSAPEQALMKAYSTEIRQDLTQVAAELFGPDSLRSGTGRHGSVGSLEAYLTTFGSTISAGSSEIQRNIIAERVLGLPRA, from the coding sequence ATGAAGCTCCGCTTCGACGATTCGGTGGAGGAGTTCCGACGGGAGTTCCTCGACTGGCTCGCGGTCAACCGTCCGACCGACGAGGAGATGGCGGCCGACCCCGCCGTCTCGAGCGCCTACGTGCCCGACTGGGCGGCCCGGTTCACCCGGCGCATGTTCGACGACGGATGGCTCGTGCCGGGGTGGCCGCCGGAGCGCGGTGGCCGCAACGCGGGCCCGATCGAGACGCTGGTCTACCTCGAGGAACTCAACAAGGCCGAGATCCCCCGCACCACCAACCCGCAGGGGCTCGGGATCATTGCGCCGTCGTTGCTCGACTTCGGCACGCCCGAGCAGATCGAGAACTACGCGATGCCGTTGCTGCGGGGCGAGACGGCGGCGTGTCTGGGGATGAGTGAACCCGACGCCGGGAGTGATCTCGCCAACCTGAAGACCCGTGCCGTGCTCGACGGTGACGACTTCGTGATCAACGGCCAGAAGGTGTGGACCTCCGGCGCGAACTACGCCGATTTCTGTTTCCTCTTCTGTCGCACCGACCCCGACGTGCCCAAGCACAAGGGCATCTCGATCATCCTCATGCCCATGGACACGCCGGGGGTGACGGTGCGTCCCCTGACCGAGATCGTCTCGCCCGAGTTCCCCGACCTCAACGAGGTGTTCCTCGACGACGTGGTCCTGCCGGCGTCGAACCTGGTCGGTGAGATGAACAACGGTTGGGCCATGGCCAACGGGTCGCTGGCCCACGAGCGCTCGATGGTGTGGCTGATGGGTGTCATGGGGATGGAGTCGTCGATGCACGAGCTCCTCGAGCTCGCGCCCGCTCGACTCGCCGCGTTGTCGGCCCCGGAGCGAGCGGTTGCCGCCGACGAGATCGCCGGGCTCTACGTCGACACGATCGCGGCGCGCTGCCTCGGCTATCGGGGTTTCGCCCGATTCGTGAAGACGGGCTCGGCGCCGGAGCAGGCGCTGATGAAGGCGTACTCCACCGAGATCCGACAGGACCTCACGCAGGTGGCGGCAGAGCTCTTCGGCCCGGACTCGCTGCGTTCGGGGACCGGCCGTCACGGATCGGTCGGGTCGCTCGAGGCGTATCTCACCACCTTCGGATCCACCATCAGCGCCGGGTCGTCGGAGATCCAACGCAACATCATCGCCGAGCGCGTCCTCGGCCTCCCCCGCGCCTAA